A DNA window from Dehalococcoidales bacterium contains the following coding sequences:
- the ispD gene encoding 2-C-methyl-D-erythritol 4-phosphate cytidylyltransferase: protein MVPNVELGGRSGVGAVIVAAGSSRRMGGQDKLTALLGGRTVLARVVDAFESCRLIERIVIVLGALNLEWGRRLVVEQGWSKVSDVCAGGERRQDSVAAGLSHLTGCGWVVIHDGARPLLTEDLISRGLAAAEETGAAVAAVPVGDTIKLAEGGLVCETLPRDNLWAVQTPQVFRIDIINEACRKADSEVTDDATLVERMGCPVKLYSGSYDNIKITTPGDLALAEVLVKKYGG from the coding sequence ATGGTTCCGAATGTTGAATTAGGGGGGCGGTCAGGGGTAGGTGCAGTTATTGTGGCGGCGGGCTCAAGTCGACGGATGGGAGGGCAGGATAAGTTGACTGCTTTACTGGGCGGGAGGACAGTTTTGGCCCGGGTGGTTGATGCCTTCGAGAGCTGTCGTCTGATTGAGCGGATTGTAATCGTCTTGGGGGCATTAAACCTGGAGTGGGGTCGGCGGCTGGTAGTCGAGCAAGGATGGTCCAAGGTAAGCGATGTCTGTGCCGGGGGTGAGCGTCGCCAGGACTCGGTAGCTGCCGGACTGAGCCATCTTACCGGCTGTGGCTGGGTAGTAATCCATGATGGAGCCAGACCGCTGTTGACCGAAGATCTGATCAGCCGGGGGCTTGCCGCGGCTGAGGAAACCGGTGCTGCCGTGGCGGCGGTACCGGTTGGTGACACCATCAAGCTGGCTGAAGGTGGCCTTGTTTGTGAGACTTTGCCCCGTGATAATCTATGGGCGGTGCAGACTCCTCAGGTGTTCCGTATTGACATAATCAATGAAGCCTGCCGGAAGGCAGATAGTGAGGTAACCGATGATGCCACGCTGGTGGAGCGGATGGGCTGCCCGGTTAAACTGTATTCCGGATCTTATGATAATATAAAGATTACTACTCCTGGGGATCTGGCTTTGGCCGAGGTTCTGGTGAAGAAGTATGGAGGGTAG
- the ispF gene encoding 2-C-methyl-D-erythritol 2,4-cyclodiphosphate synthase produces the protein MRVGIGYDVHPFAEERRLVLGGVVVPFERGLTGWSDADVLTHAIIDALLGAASLGDIGGHFPPGDMKYKDISSLVLLERVRDELAKNGWQVGNIDATIVAERPMLGSFIGEMCLKLSNTLGIDVGRLSIKASSSAGLGFVGNGEGIEAQAVALIEAI, from the coding sequence GTGCGTGTCGGTATAGGCTATGATGTTCATCCCTTTGCTGAGGAACGAAGGTTGGTGTTGGGAGGGGTGGTGGTACCCTTTGAAAGGGGACTTACCGGTTGGAGTGACGCCGATGTACTGACCCATGCTATTATCGATGCCCTGCTCGGGGCAGCATCTCTGGGTGATATCGGTGGGCACTTTCCTCCCGGCGATATGAAGTATAAAGATATTTCCAGCCTGGTTCTACTGGAAAGAGTGAGAGATGAGCTGGCGAAAAACGGTTGGCAGGTAGGCAATATTGATGCTACCATTGTGGCTGAGCGGCCCATGCTCGGTAGCTTTATTGGGGAGATGTGCCTGAAGCTTAGCAATACGCTGGGTATCGATGTGGGCAGGCTGAGTATTAAGGCAAGTAGCTCTGCCGGATTGGGGTTTGTTGGAAATGGGGAGGGAATCGAGGCTCAGGCAGTAGCCCTGATAGAAGCTATTTAG
- the cysE gene encoding serine O-acetyltransferase: MSLITSVKRDIRAVLERDPAASNAVGVVFTYPGFQARQFHRVAHILYLKHIRGLPMMLAYATRFLTGIEIHPGAKIGEGLFIDHGMGVVVGETAEIGDNVTLHQGVTLGGTSTQRIKRHPTLKDNVMIGVGAQLIGNITIGENSKVGAGSVVLDSVPPNATVVGVPGRVVAVRNPDTDTVERLPDPIGEQLERLEMRIAELEKRLDKAEGGKSEGI; the protein is encoded by the coding sequence ATGTCGCTCATTACCAGCGTAAAAAGGGATATCAGGGCTGTCCTCGAGAGGGATCCTGCCGCGTCAAATGCTGTGGGAGTGGTGTTTACCTATCCCGGGTTTCAGGCCCGCCAGTTTCATAGAGTAGCCCATATCCTCTATCTTAAACATATTCGCGGTCTTCCCATGATGTTGGCCTACGCCACCCGCTTCCTGACCGGTATCGAGATTCATCCCGGGGCAAAGATCGGAGAGGGCCTGTTTATTGACCACGGTATGGGGGTGGTCGTCGGTGAGACGGCCGAAATTGGCGATAATGTTACTCTGCACCAGGGGGTAACCCTGGGTGGTACCAGCACTCAGAGGATTAAACGTCATCCCACCCTGAAGGACAATGTTATGATCGGAGTTGGCGCTCAACTTATCGGGAATATTACCATTGGTGAGAACAGCAAAGTGGGCGCCGGTTCGGTGGTACTGGACTCGGTACCGCCTAATGCTACCGTGGTCGGGGTGCCGGGGCGGGTGGTAGCGGTGAGGAATCCGGATACCGATACTGTGGAAAGGTTACCAGACCCGATAGGAGAGCAGCTGGAACGCCTGGAGATGAGAATAGCAGAACTTGAAAAGCGCTTGGACAAAGCTGAAGGGGGAAAAAGTGAAGGTATTTAA
- the cysS gene encoding cysteine--tRNA ligase, translated as MKVFNTLSGMKEEFVPRGNEVKMYVCGVTPYADSHIGHAMSYVIFDVIRRYLQFKGYKVKYVQNITDIDDKLIDRAGKLGSSVSELAQRFTASYFEDMDALNVGRVDIYPRATEEIDKIIEVIGGLIDMGYAYPAGGSVYFRVGNVPDYGKLSHRSLEAMMAGGNVDFDKEKENSLDFALWKAAKPGEPWWESPWGRGRPGWHIECSAMSLKYLGDTIDIHGGGQDLVFPHHENEIAQSESFTGKKPFVKYWLHNGMVQFGNEKMSKSLGNLITIKDALTRHSADAIRIFILNSHYRSPLTYLEESFEAAEKAAERLQQAARSEATVGKGEGLIDIDTYRSQFVTAMDDDFNTARALATLFDLAREINRAVESGYRVAAAQQMLVELSGILGLTLKPSDKPVIDAGLVARIRDSVYQELDRVVADETVQTAEGLIEEMISLRNQLRQAKEWQLADMVRSRLDEAGIILEDTTNGTVAKYRR; from the coding sequence GTGAAGGTATTTAATACTCTCTCTGGAATGAAGGAAGAATTCGTACCCCGGGGTAATGAAGTCAAGATGTACGTCTGCGGGGTTACTCCCTACGCTGACAGCCATATTGGACATGCTATGAGCTATGTTATCTTTGATGTCATCAGGCGTTACCTCCAATTTAAGGGCTATAAGGTAAAGTATGTGCAAAATATTACTGACATTGATGATAAGCTTATCGACCGTGCCGGCAAACTCGGTAGTTCGGTCAGTGAACTGGCTCAGAGGTTCACCGCAAGCTATTTCGAAGATATGGATGCCTTAAACGTTGGCCGGGTCGATATCTACCCCCGGGCTACCGAGGAGATAGATAAGATTATTGAGGTTATCGGGGGCTTGATAGATATGGGGTATGCTTACCCTGCCGGAGGTAGCGTCTATTTCCGGGTAGGTAACGTCCCCGATTACGGGAAGCTTTCTCACCGTAGCCTGGAGGCTATGATGGCCGGAGGCAATGTGGATTTTGATAAGGAGAAGGAAAATTCTCTGGACTTCGCCCTCTGGAAGGCAGCTAAGCCGGGTGAGCCCTGGTGGGAGAGCCCATGGGGCAGGGGTAGACCGGGCTGGCACATTGAGTGCAGTGCAATGTCCCTAAAATACCTGGGGGATACTATTGATATTCATGGTGGCGGTCAGGATCTGGTCTTCCCTCACCACGAGAATGAGATTGCACAGTCGGAAAGCTTCACCGGCAAGAAGCCGTTTGTTAAATACTGGCTGCATAATGGTATGGTGCAGTTTGGCAATGAAAAGATGAGTAAGTCCCTGGGTAATCTGATCACCATCAAGGATGCGCTTACCAGACACAGTGCCGACGCTATCCGTATCTTTATACTTAATTCCCATTACCGGAGTCCCCTGACCTACCTGGAGGAATCGTTTGAGGCGGCGGAGAAGGCTGCGGAGAGGTTGCAGCAGGCGGCGCGGAGCGAGGCTACCGTAGGAAAGGGGGAGGGGTTGATAGACATTGATACTTACCGCAGCCAGTTTGTTACCGCCATGGATGATGACTTTAATACGGCGCGGGCGCTGGCTACCCTGTTCGATCTGGCCCGGGAGATTAACCGCGCTGTCGAGTCGGGTTATCGTGTTGCTGCCGCACAACAAATGCTTGTCGAGCTGTCCGGTATTCTGGGACTGACCCTCAAGCCATCGGATAAGCCGGTTATTGATGCCGGGCTGGTGGCCCGGATTAGAGACTCGGTATATCAGGAACTCGATCGTGTTGTTGCTGATGAGACAGTGCAGACGGCGGAAGGGTTGATTGAGGAGATGATTAGTCTGCGTAATCAGCTGCGCCAGGCTAAGGAGTGGCAGCTTGCCGATATGGTCCGCAGCAGGCTTGATGAAGCCGGTATTATTCTGGAAGATACTACTAATGGTACGGTAGCGAAGTATAGACGGTAG
- a CDS encoding YbjQ family protein, producing the protein MIITTSDCVEGRSIVKTIGLVRGNTIRARHVGKDIMAGLRGIVGGEISEYTEMMSEAREQAIGRMVEDAEAKGANAVVSTRLATSMIMQNASEVLAYGTAVVLE; encoded by the coding sequence ATGATTATTACTACCTCGGACTGTGTCGAGGGTAGGTCGATTGTTAAGACAATCGGGCTGGTCAGGGGTAATACCATCCGGGCCAGGCATGTCGGCAAGGATATTATGGCCGGACTCAGGGGTATCGTTGGGGGTGAGATAAGCGAGTACACCGAGATGATGTCTGAAGCCAGGGAGCAGGCTATCGGTCGTATGGTTGAGGATGCTGAGGCTAAAGGGGCCAATGCTGTGGTCAGCACGCGGCTGGCGACATCGATGATAATGCAGAATGCCTCTGAGGTGCTTGCCTATGGGACTGCTGTTGTGCTGGAGTAG
- the uvrC gene encoding excinuclease ABC subunit UvrC, with protein MTNSLTEQLKQLPTAPGVYLMKDAAGNIIYIGKAANLGKRVRSYFTSGQKLSAKTRRMVNRVRDIDFFVTSSEQEALILELNLIKRHRPLYNVSLKDDKTFPYLKIDTDNDWPRIYVTRRLEQNSGRYFGPFASAGSVRQTLKVLKEIFPSRSCAKNITGSAPRPCLQYYIRRCLGPCIGSVSKDEYAEVIRQIVLFLEGKQDKIIRELVGRMEEAARDLDFEKAALLRDRIQAVRQVIEGQRLATRVRGEQDVIAFVQDRSRAYAQVFFVRDGRLVGRDSFILEGTSSEKPSRIMTSFVEQFYHSAPGIPPLLLLQHPLEDKVVVGNWLQRKRGGSVRIQIPRRGSRKELVDIVAENARQGLEQLKIKRLASPKVLKSALTEIKRELDLPRLPYRLEGYDISNIQGELAVGSMVVFEKGSPVTSRYRRFRIKTVSGADDYAMLAEVLGRRFKRFSSAADDWAVLPDLILVDGGRGQLNAALSVIDKAGVGPVPVIGLAKENEEIFIPRRTEPVVLSRSSPGLQLLERVRDEAHRFALGYHRRVRSRAGITSALDAVPGIGPKRRRSLLRRFGSLAGIRRASPDELAAVDNMNPELARKVKEYL; from the coding sequence TTGACCAATAGTCTAACGGAGCAATTGAAGCAGTTGCCGACTGCTCCCGGCGTTTATCTGATGAAGGATGCTGCCGGTAACATTATCTATATCGGTAAGGCAGCTAACCTCGGGAAACGGGTAAGGTCATACTTTACCTCCGGGCAAAAGCTATCTGCCAAAACACGGCGGATGGTAAACCGGGTCAGGGATATCGATTTTTTCGTCACCTCATCGGAGCAGGAGGCGCTTATCCTTGAGTTGAACCTGATTAAGAGGCACCGCCCTCTCTATAATGTCAGCCTCAAGGATGATAAGACTTTCCCTTACCTCAAAATAGATACCGATAATGACTGGCCCAGGATATATGTCACCCGCCGCCTGGAACAGAACAGCGGCCGCTACTTTGGCCCCTTTGCCAGCGCCGGATCGGTACGTCAGACGCTAAAGGTACTGAAAGAAATCTTCCCATCCCGTTCTTGTGCCAAGAATATTACGGGTAGCGCTCCCCGCCCGTGCTTGCAGTATTACATACGGCGTTGCCTCGGGCCTTGTATCGGTTCGGTGAGCAAGGACGAGTACGCTGAGGTGATCCGGCAGATAGTCCTTTTCCTTGAGGGCAAGCAGGATAAGATCATCCGTGAGCTTGTGGGCAGGATGGAGGAGGCGGCCAGGGACCTTGATTTTGAAAAGGCGGCCCTGCTCAGGGATCGCATCCAGGCGGTGAGGCAGGTTATTGAAGGACAGAGGCTGGCGACTAGGGTAAGGGGTGAGCAGGATGTTATTGCCTTCGTCCAGGATAGGAGCCGTGCTTATGCTCAGGTATTCTTTGTTCGTGATGGCCGGCTGGTGGGACGGGATAGTTTTATTCTGGAGGGTACCAGTTCTGAAAAACCGTCTCGGATTATGACCAGCTTCGTCGAGCAGTTCTATCACTCTGCCCCCGGCATACCTCCTCTGTTGCTGCTCCAGCACCCGCTGGAGGACAAAGTTGTTGTCGGGAACTGGCTGCAGAGGAAGCGGGGGGGTAGTGTTCGTATTCAGATCCCACGTCGGGGTAGTAGAAAAGAGCTGGTCGATATTGTTGCTGAGAATGCCCGGCAGGGGCTGGAACAACTCAAGATTAAACGGCTGGCATCACCCAAAGTTCTTAAGTCAGCACTGACCGAGATAAAGAGGGAACTTGATCTCCCCCGTCTGCCGTACCGTCTGGAGGGCTATGATATCTCTAATATTCAGGGGGAGCTGGCCGTGGGTAGTATGGTGGTCTTTGAAAAGGGAAGTCCGGTCACTTCCCGCTACCGGCGCTTCAGAATTAAGACGGTGTCCGGGGCTGACGATTACGCTATGCTTGCCGAAGTGCTTGGTCGCCGTTTCAAGCGCTTTAGCAGTGCCGCCGATGATTGGGCGGTCCTGCCCGACCTGATACTGGTTGACGGAGGTAGGGGGCAGCTAAATGCTGCCTTGTCTGTAATAGATAAGGCTGGCGTGGGTCCGGTACCCGTTATCGGTCTGGCTAAAGAAAATGAGGAAATCTTTATCCCCCGGCGGACGGAGCCTGTTGTCTTATCCCGCAGCTCACCGGGACTTCAGTTGCTTGAGCGTGTCCGGGATGAGGCACACCGCTTTGCCCTGGGTTATCACCGGAGAGTACGCAGCCGGGCAGGTATTACTTCAGCCCTCGATGCCGTTCCCGGTATCGGGCCCAAGCGCAGACGGTCACTGCTAAGGCGGTTTGGTTCACTCGCCGGGATAAGAAGGGCTTCTCCCGATGAACTGGCCGCCGTTGATAATATGAACCCTGAACTGGCCAGGAAAGTAAAGGAGTATCTGTAA
- a CDS encoding 50S ribosome-binding GTPase: MPANLPPQYFEAEKRFRVAKSVEDKVMALEEMLAIMPKHKGTDHLKAELRHRIAKLTQEAEKKSGTKRSSLLIEKEGAAQVAVIGMPNAGKSQLVSSITNASSSVAEYPFTTCTAIPGMMEFENIQIQLIDTPPFGEQPVEWWLRHLIIRADALLLVIDLAGNPLAQVEKITEHLTQMRVGIGNPKPVEGEDIILSYKKALIVGNKIDQDGTGNAYLRLKKRYAGELPVTSISAKMGTSLEELRYEVYRMLDIIRVYTKAPGQKPEMNAPIVLEKGSTLADAAESVHKDFRAKLKYARIWGSGKHDGVMAKRNHVLQDGDVIELHL, encoded by the coding sequence ATGCCGGCTAACCTACCGCCGCAGTATTTTGAGGCTGAGAAGAGGTTCCGTGTCGCCAAGAGCGTCGAGGATAAGGTAATGGCCTTAGAGGAAATGCTGGCGATTATGCCCAAGCACAAGGGGACGGATCATCTGAAGGCGGAGCTGAGGCATCGGATTGCCAAGCTGACCCAGGAGGCGGAGAAGAAATCAGGAACGAAGCGGAGCTCGCTTCTGATTGAAAAAGAGGGTGCTGCTCAAGTGGCGGTAATCGGTATGCCCAATGCCGGGAAGTCCCAGCTTGTCTCCAGTATTACCAACGCCTCTTCATCGGTAGCAGAGTATCCCTTTACCACCTGTACTGCTATCCCGGGAATGATGGAGTTTGAGAACATACAGATACAGTTGATTGATACTCCGCCATTTGGCGAACAGCCCGTTGAGTGGTGGCTGCGTCATCTGATTATCCGGGCTGATGCCCTGCTTCTGGTGATAGACCTGGCCGGTAATCCTCTGGCTCAGGTGGAGAAGATTACGGAACATCTTACACAAATGAGGGTAGGCATTGGTAATCCAAAGCCGGTAGAAGGGGAGGATATTATTCTCTCGTATAAGAAAGCTCTGATCGTGGGCAATAAGATTGATCAGGATGGCACCGGGAACGCCTACCTGCGATTAAAAAAGAGGTATGCCGGAGAGCTGCCGGTCACCTCTATCTCGGCTAAAATGGGGACCAGTCTGGAAGAGCTGCGCTACGAAGTGTACCGGATGCTTGACATTATCCGGGTGTATACCAAAGCCCCCGGACAGAAACCCGAGATGAACGCCCCCATCGTCTTGGAGAAGGGGAGCACGCTCGCCGATGCCGCTGAGTCCGTGCATAAGGACTTCCGGGCTAAGTTGAAGTATGCCCGCATCTGGGGCTCGGGAAAACACGACGGCGTGATGGCAAAGCGGAATCATGTCCTCCAGGATGGTGATGTTATCGAACTGCACCTCTAA
- a CDS encoding flavin reductase family protein codes for MAKVKMGAQPLIYPMPVLLVGANVAGRPNVLAVAWGGIANGEPPMVSVAVRHQRYTHDGIKQSGTFSVNIPSADMVREADYCGLVSGTRVDKIAACNFDVFYGKLGNAPLIEQCPVNLECRVVHTLDLGSHSLFVGRIEETHISEECLTGNKPDIGKIRPLAYITSPDSQYRVLGEVIAMAFSCGKEIKVKKHP; via the coding sequence ATGGCTAAAGTCAAGATGGGGGCGCAGCCCCTGATTTACCCCATGCCCGTTTTATTGGTCGGGGCGAATGTTGCCGGCCGGCCGAATGTTCTGGCGGTTGCCTGGGGCGGTATTGCCAATGGTGAGCCACCTATGGTATCGGTTGCCGTGCGGCACCAGCGTTACACGCACGATGGTATAAAGCAAAGCGGTACTTTTTCTGTGAATATTCCCTCGGCTGATATGGTGAGGGAGGCAGACTACTGCGGATTGGTCTCCGGTACCAGGGTTGATAAAATAGCCGCCTGTAATTTTGATGTCTTCTATGGCAAACTGGGTAATGCCCCGCTTATTGAGCAGTGCCCGGTTAATTTGGAGTGCCGGGTGGTGCATACCCTCGATCTGGGCAGTCATTCACTCTTTGTCGGCCGAATTGAGGAGACCCATATCTCGGAGGAATGTCTTACCGGGAATAAGCCGGATATCGGGAAGATTAGACCTCTGGCCTATATTACCTCTCCGGACAGTCAATATCGGGTTCTGGGAGAGGTCATCGCCATGGCATTCAGTTGCGGTAAGGAGATCAAGGTAAAAAAGCACCCCTAA
- a CDS encoding MBL fold metallo-hydrolase yields the protein MVADAVYTITPALRFLDLRPPVAGHERFIGSYLFCGARNVIVDVGPAAAMPNLLRLITGLGISRDAVDYVVLTHIHIDHAGGIGALIKELPRARVIAHPRARPHLIDPEMLWVASCKTLGSLAAQYGRIEPVPEGKVLDARDGMELDLGQGMVLELYFTPGHAPHHLSLYDRAGGVLIAGEAAGVCLNGNIRPATPPPFRLSQALDSIDKLTALKPQRICYGHFGCYDNAPERLTFIRKQILEWYRIISLEARAGRCPEDILATLREKDSSLDYLDGLERESYEVQYRLLINSINGLSRSANG from the coding sequence GTGGTCGCAGATGCGGTATATACCATTACACCAGCTCTTAGGTTCCTGGATCTCCGGCCACCGGTAGCCGGGCACGAGAGATTCATCGGTTCTTACCTGTTCTGCGGGGCAAGAAATGTCATTGTTGATGTCGGCCCCGCTGCGGCGATGCCCAACCTGCTTCGCTTGATAACCGGTCTTGGCATAAGCCGTGATGCCGTTGACTATGTAGTACTGACTCATATCCATATCGATCACGCTGGTGGCATCGGTGCGCTGATTAAGGAACTGCCCCGGGCCAGGGTTATCGCTCACCCCCGTGCCCGTCCCCACCTGATTGACCCTGAGATGCTCTGGGTGGCTAGCTGCAAGACACTGGGCAGTCTGGCTGCCCAGTACGGCCGGATTGAACCGGTCCCTGAGGGTAAAGTATTGGATGCCAGGGATGGGATGGAGCTCGATCTGGGGCAGGGCATGGTGCTGGAGCTATATTTTACCCCGGGGCATGCCCCGCATCACCTGAGCCTTTATGATAGAGCAGGCGGTGTACTTATTGCCGGCGAGGCGGCTGGCGTCTGTCTTAATGGGAATATCAGGCCGGCGACGCCACCTCCCTTCCGGTTGTCACAGGCTCTGGACTCAATAGATAAGCTGACGGCGCTCAAGCCTCAGCGGATATGCTACGGCCACTTCGGTTGCTACGATAACGCACCGGAGAGGCTTACCTTTATCCGTAAACAGATTCTTGAGTGGTACAGGATTATTAGCTTAGAAGCCAGGGCAGGGAGGTGTCCGGAGGATATACTCGCTACACTCCGGGAGAAGGATAGCAGCCTGGATTACCTGGATGGTCTGGAAAGGGAGAGTTATGAAGTGCAATATAGGCTGCTTATCAACAGCATCAATGGTCTTTCCCGATCTGCTAACGGTTAG
- a CDS encoding Cof-type HAD-IIB family hydrolase, with translation MADKPYRLLVIDIDGTLVDKNGTITPENREALTMVSRLGIMISLSTGRAIRACLSLISQLDLDGYHIFFDGALVSTPGHDKEVYAQPLCRETVKQAVEFAHENNISIDLYSASHYFVEKESWSSDIHNKFFGIEPTITDFNGIWERERIIKGGMVATSPREAAKVRAIRDRFNSSLHFSRVRTPSYPGVDFINIVAPGVSKGTALEALAKYLGISSSEIMAIGDGENDIPLITSAGLGIAMGNAPDEVKAIADEITLDIEHNGLAAAVEKFLL, from the coding sequence TTGGCGGATAAACCCTACCGGCTTTTAGTCATAGATATCGACGGGACCCTGGTCGATAAGAACGGCACCATTACACCTGAGAATAGAGAAGCCTTAACCATGGTCAGCCGCCTGGGGATAATGATTTCCCTATCCACCGGACGCGCCATTCGAGCCTGTCTGAGCCTGATCAGTCAACTGGACTTAGACGGCTACCACATCTTCTTTGATGGCGCCCTAGTGAGCACTCCCGGCCACGATAAGGAGGTCTATGCTCAACCACTCTGCCGGGAAACGGTGAAACAGGCAGTCGAGTTCGCCCACGAAAATAATATCAGTATCGACCTGTACTCAGCGAGCCACTACTTTGTCGAAAAGGAAAGCTGGTCATCAGATATTCACAATAAGTTCTTTGGTATCGAGCCGACGATAACCGACTTCAATGGCATCTGGGAGCGAGAGAGAATTATCAAGGGGGGAATGGTCGCTACCTCTCCTCGAGAAGCGGCTAAAGTGCGAGCCATCCGCGACAGGTTCAACTCCAGCCTCCACTTCTCCCGAGTCAGAACGCCAAGCTATCCCGGGGTCGACTTCATCAATATAGTTGCTCCCGGAGTATCGAAAGGAACAGCCCTGGAAGCGCTGGCTAAATATCTAGGCATAAGCTCAAGCGAGATTATGGCTATCGGAGACGGAGAAAATGACATTCCCCTCATTACTTCGGCCGGTCTGGGCATCGCAATGGGTAACGCCCCTGACGAAGTTAAGGCAATCGCCGACGAGATAACCCTGGATATCGAGCACAACGGCCTGGCGGCAGCAGTGGAAAAATTTCTGCTGTAG
- a CDS encoding DegV family protein has protein sequence MMITLELAKANAAGSNLKELLGLASDMTTKVNLVILSDNLYYLAKGGRIHKARPWANSKVSNTAILKLDASTEGKTSPIARCRTKGETLKTLFSLVRGNHPDSRLHFAINHADAMAEAEQIKEEVLAQFRCEEVFISNIGPLVTIHTGLGTRVLSWWAE, from the coding sequence ATGATGATAACGCTGGAACTCGCCAAGGCGAATGCTGCCGGAAGCAACCTCAAGGAATTATTGGGATTGGCCAGTGATATGACAACAAAGGTAAATCTCGTTATCTTATCGGACAATCTTTATTATCTGGCGAAGGGCGGTAGAATCCACAAAGCACGACCATGGGCAAACTCTAAGGTCAGCAATACCGCCATCTTGAAGCTCGATGCTTCTACGGAAGGAAAAACCAGTCCTATCGCAAGGTGCCGGACCAAAGGCGAGACACTCAAGACGCTGTTCAGTCTGGTACGGGGCAATCATCCTGATAGCAGATTACACTTCGCCATTAATCATGCCGATGCTATGGCCGAAGCCGAGCAGATTAAGGAGGAGGTTTTAGCGCAGTTCCGGTGCGAAGAGGTATTCATCAGCAATATCGGCCCCCTGGTTACGATTCATACCGGTCTGGGCACCCGCGTTCTGAGCTGGTGGGCAGAATAG
- a CDS encoding DegV family protein produces MSNIAVMTDTVSYFPAEIASKYKLLQAPVHILMDGESYPENEIDLVQFYKKIPKWKEEGNLPTTSSPSPDDFVSAYRKLSKEHESIIYIGYSEHLGMAVKSALLAKDLVKDELSKTRIEILDSKSWGGAQK; encoded by the coding sequence ATGTCCAATATTGCCGTTATGACTGATACCGTGAGTTATTTCCCTGCAGAAATCGCCAGTAAATACAAACTCCTACAAGCACCTGTTCACATCCTTATGGACGGTGAGTCGTACCCTGAGAATGAGATAGACCTGGTACAATTCTACAAGAAGATACCGAAATGGAAGGAAGAAGGAAACCTGCCGACGACTTCATCCCCCTCCCCCGACGATTTTGTCAGTGCATACCGCAAGCTGAGCAAGGAACATGAATCTATAATATATATTGGCTATAGTGAACATCTCGGTATGGCGGTAAAGTCAGCTCTTCTGGCAAAGGACCTGGTAAAAGATGAGTTATCCAAAACCAGGATAGAAATTCTTGACTCAAAGAGCTGGGGCGGAGCCCAAAAATGA